In a genomic window of Sporosarcina trichiuri:
- a CDS encoding polysaccharide deacetylase family protein, which produces MEKKRGIGKFSLIDVLLTAVILFLATTALVLLVTNQKSDQHLMSAKMPEPGDTNVKVDKSDSNYEGIGIITETSNDPLVKYAIQYPESGNDEFNRDVRGYIDQEKNRYLAALANVKKPKQKKSELNISFETHVDHKGNYSFVITNNETVGGVKQPADIESFHLDRESGTVMDIRNVFSDSPETVEEVTKRVRETIMHTEGLQEGIIADKMQIRTEPDWKNYKNFALTDKEIIFYFESGSLKEEAAGAQAAKLPIDKVNDLLEPAYQVAAAKPAGGDKPDTGKSAGSIDGTKKTGEAVKTEGGKPKAGGEETAPAAPQQKRVALTFDDGPEPASTGKILEILKKYDAKATFFMLGSRVEYYPDLAKAVKDAGHEIGNHSWNHPDLSKMTLPKALEEINRTKDIIHKVTGEKPTVFRPPYGAYTEQLSKQTIPPIVLWDVDTMDWKYRDAGKLLEEVKKATKDGSTVLMHDIHMSTADGLEAVMQYLTAEGYTFVTVSEMK; this is translated from the coding sequence ATGGAAAAAAAAAGAGGCATCGGAAAGTTCAGCTTGATCGATGTATTGTTGACAGCAGTCATACTGTTTCTTGCGACGACGGCACTAGTACTGTTAGTGACAAACCAAAAATCCGACCAGCATCTGATGTCGGCCAAGATGCCGGAACCCGGTGATACAAATGTGAAGGTCGATAAATCGGATTCGAACTACGAAGGAATCGGGATTATCACGGAAACTTCCAACGACCCTCTCGTGAAATATGCAATCCAGTACCCCGAAAGCGGAAATGATGAATTCAACCGGGATGTGCGCGGCTATATTGACCAGGAGAAGAACCGGTACCTGGCCGCCTTGGCGAATGTCAAGAAGCCGAAGCAGAAGAAAAGTGAACTCAATATATCGTTTGAGACACATGTGGATCATAAAGGCAACTACTCGTTCGTCATCACCAATAACGAGACAGTAGGTGGCGTGAAGCAGCCTGCAGACATCGAATCCTTCCATCTGGACAGAGAGAGCGGAACGGTGATGGACATCCGGAACGTGTTCAGCGACAGCCCGGAAACTGTCGAGGAAGTGACAAAGCGCGTCCGGGAAACGATCATGCATACGGAAGGCCTGCAGGAAGGCATCATTGCGGATAAGATGCAGATCCGGACTGAACCGGATTGGAAGAACTATAAAAACTTTGCACTGACCGATAAGGAGATTATCTTCTATTTCGAAAGCGGTTCCCTGAAAGAGGAAGCGGCCGGTGCCCAGGCAGCCAAGCTGCCCATCGATAAAGTGAATGACCTGCTGGAGCCGGCTTACCAGGTCGCTGCAGCGAAGCCGGCGGGCGGAGACAAGCCTGATACCGGAAAATCAGCAGGTTCCATAGATGGGACAAAGAAGACCGGGGAAGCTGTCAAAACCGAAGGCGGCAAACCGAAGGCCGGCGGGGAAGAGACGGCACCGGCTGCCCCGCAGCAGAAACGGGTGGCACTGACGTTCGATGATGGTCCTGAACCGGCCTCAACGGGAAAAATCCTGGAGATCCTGAAAAAGTATGACGCCAAAGCGACCTTCTTCATGCTTGGCAGCCGTGTGGAATACTACCCGGACTTGGCGAAAGCCGTCAAAGATGCCGGACACGAAATCGGCAACCATTCATGGAATCATCCGGATCTGAGCAAGATGACGCTGCCGAAAGCACTGGAAGAGATCAACCGGACCAAGGACATCATCCACAAAGTCACGGGGGAAAAGCCGACTGTCTTCCGGCCTCCATATGGCGCCTATACGGAACAGCTGAGCAAGCAGACCATTCCGCCGATCGTCCTGTGGGATGTCGATACAATGGACTGGAAGTACCGGGATGCCGGCAAACTGCTGGAGGAAGTGAAGAAAGCGACGAAAGATGGCAGCACAGTCCTCATGCACGACATCCATATGTCGACTGCGGACGGTCTGGAAGCTGTAATGCAGTATTTGACGGCAGAAGGCTACACGTTCGTCACGGTGTCGGAAATGAAGTGA
- a CDS encoding catalase — MNSNENPNNKKLTTAAGAPVVDNQNSMSAGPRGPLLLQDVWLIEKLAHFDREVIPERRMHAKGSGAYGTFTVTNDITKYTKAKIFSEIGKKTEMFARFSTVAGERGAADAERDIRGFALKFYTEQGNWDLVGNNTPVFFFRDPLQFPDLNHAVKRDPRTNLRSPKNNWDFWTSLPEALHQITILMSDRGIPRTYRHMHGFGSHTYSFINADNERVYVKFHFRSQQGIKNLTDAESAATIATDRESHQRDLLESIDNGDFPKWKMYIQVMTEDEAANMPFNPFDLTKVWYKSDFPLIEVGEFELNRNPENYFAEVEQAAFTPAAVVPGISFSPDKMLQARLFSYGDAQRYRLGVNHHQIPVNAPKCPFHSFHRDGQMRVDGNHGSRTSYEPNSVGEWQEQPDFREPPLNLHGAADHWNFREDDDDYFTQPGKLFNLLNEDEKERLFRNTADNMGDAPAEIKIRHIKHCYQADPAYGEGVASALSIPMNEVLAD, encoded by the coding sequence ATGAATTCAAATGAGAATCCAAACAACAAAAAATTGACGACAGCTGCAGGTGCCCCTGTAGTTGATAACCAGAACTCCATGTCCGCCGGCCCACGCGGCCCGCTGCTGCTTCAGGACGTCTGGCTCATCGAGAAACTTGCGCACTTTGACCGCGAAGTCATTCCCGAACGCCGCATGCACGCGAAAGGGTCCGGTGCATATGGAACGTTCACCGTGACGAACGATATTACGAAATACACGAAAGCCAAGATTTTCTCCGAAATCGGCAAGAAGACGGAAATGTTCGCCCGGTTCTCCACTGTCGCAGGCGAGCGCGGAGCAGCGGACGCCGAGCGGGATATCCGCGGCTTCGCCCTCAAGTTCTATACCGAGCAGGGCAACTGGGATCTTGTCGGCAACAACACGCCGGTGTTCTTCTTCCGTGATCCGCTTCAATTCCCGGATTTGAACCACGCCGTCAAACGCGATCCGCGTACGAACCTGCGCAGTCCGAAAAACAACTGGGATTTCTGGACATCGCTGCCGGAAGCGCTACACCAGATCACCATCCTGATGAGCGACCGGGGCATCCCGCGCACGTACCGCCATATGCACGGATTCGGCAGCCATACGTACAGCTTCATCAATGCCGACAACGAACGGGTCTACGTGAAGTTCCACTTCCGGAGCCAGCAGGGCATCAAGAACCTGACGGATGCCGAATCCGCGGCAACGATTGCGACAGACCGGGAAAGCCACCAGCGGGACCTTCTGGAAAGCATCGACAACGGGGACTTCCCGAAATGGAAGATGTATATCCAGGTGATGACGGAGGACGAAGCGGCCAACATGCCGTTCAATCCGTTCGATCTGACAAAAGTCTGGTACAAGAGCGACTTCCCTCTGATTGAAGTAGGGGAGTTTGAGCTGAACCGCAACCCTGAAAACTACTTTGCCGAAGTCGAACAGGCTGCGTTCACTCCGGCTGCCGTCGTCCCGGGCATCAGCTTCTCACCGGACAAAATGCTGCAGGCGCGGTTGTTCTCCTATGGTGATGCCCAGCGGTACCGTCTAGGTGTCAATCACCATCAGATCCCGGTCAATGCACCGAAGTGTCCGTTCCACAGCTTCCATCGTGACGGACAGATGCGGGTCGACGGCAACCACGGCAGCCGGACTTCCTACGAGCCGAACAGCGTCGGTGAGTGGCAGGAGCAGCCGGACTTCCGGGAGCCGCCTTTGAACTTGCATGGCGCCGCCGATCACTGGAACTTCCGTGAGGACGATGATGATTACTTCACACAGCCTGGAAAATTATTCAACCTTCTGAATGAGGACGAGAAAGAGCGTCTGTTCCGCAATACGGCGGATAACATGGGAGACGCCCCTGCCGAAATCAAGATCCGCCACATCAAACACTGCTACCAGGCAGACCCTGCCTATGGCGAAGGGGTTGCTTCTGCTCTCAGCATTCCGATGAATGAAGTGCTGGCGGACTGA